A region from the Silene latifolia isolate original U9 population chromosome 7, ASM4854445v1, whole genome shotgun sequence genome encodes:
- the LOC141591464 gene encoding putative F-box/FBD/LRR-repeat protein At2g05300, translating to MEDLFEILTDDLLIHIISFLPTKYAFLTSVLSKRWKFLWCYAQKSVVLDDSVSLSNADVGYNGLDVPDRVLAFANFVDRVLKLIKVPQIDSFFLKMYPTHERGFNPVLGWLDDIVSTKQAKEIQLHFHQPICLSFSGVTFPYETFNSASLQVLKLYFHNSHPLRSNLSSSRLFLPNLKIFHIWMNEILHKWPFINAVFRASPQLEEAYFGGFIWKTKFFCNLVAPSLKRLRMKFRSAESSNKFLINAPILEELLVVDESFRDYDIKTTSNCLVNAKLDIGVPFVRKFPELHTHIRRVSKLLHSISHVKFLNLKAHTMDTLSIYCNGSGSSNLPQFPALFQLKLCFLNYSSWDVIQKLLESAPNLEVLVISKDFKGKDAQFRTDSAWIQPSSVPVCLVSNLRHVEVRDCESHQAEFNLINYLLEHGDALSTFLVELLPADSRDDLRFKEKLMSIPRVSKTCELKISVYSHSSQQGAFQVEGKVLHPAKLEQQRMPLQEMCFEDLRVCTNYFSDDRLLISTKKFKIYRGKLGQSSSFDSPVRDVVVKKLIIQAGSSYHEHKEKSLCTFREELKLLEHPNFKYHPYFVNMLGYCAEDNNERLGIVYDFKPLDCLNNLIPKDSFTWLQRMKVALVLACILEYMHKKHGDLPSVTARSCLSSVILDEDYMPRLFNFNRRYDFFRDEDQYEDGFKSMYDFSRSDDDVQRYGETLLCLISKRVHQCPSGGKHISKCRMMGRWAQMQQNDRYISSSLCKSETPLVHKTLMDDSSYDMVDGLKITRIAMRCLRSAVGLPSMHSIVKYLCKLRVVRENWDILDCDNIIGEHLNVLGS from the exons ATGGAGGATTTGTTTGAAATATTGACAGATGATTTACTTATTCATATTATTTCTTTTCTTCCTACAAAATATGCTTTCTTAACTAGCGTATTATCTAAGAGATGGAAATTCTTATGGTGTTATGCTCAGAAGTCTGTAGTGTTAGATGATAGTGTTTCCTTGAGTAACGCTGATGTTGGTTATAATGGTCTCGATGTTCCTGATCGCGTTTTGGCTTTTGCAAACTTTGTCGATAGGGTTCTCAAACTTATTAAGGTACCCCAAATTGACAGTTTTTTCCTGAAGATGTATCCCACTCATGAAAGGGGATTTAATCCCGTTCTTGGTTGGCTTGATGACATTGTTAGCACAAAGCAAGCGAAAGAGATACAACTCCACTTTCATCAACCCATATGTTTATCTTTCTCTGGTGTAACGTTTCCTTATGAAACTTTCAACAGTGCATCATTGCAAGTTCttaaattatattttcacaatagTCATCCACTAAGGTCTAATTTATCCAGTTCTCGTTTGTTCCTACCCAATTTGAAGATTTTTCATATTTGGATGAATGAGATCTTACATAAATGGCCGTTTATCAACGCTGTATTTCGAGCTTCCCCACAGCTCGAGGAAGCCTATTTTGGCGGTTTTATATGGAAAACTAAGTTTTTTTGTAACCTTGTTGCCCCTTCCTTGAAACGATTGCGAATGAAATTTCGATCGGCAGAATCGTCAAATAAATTCTTAATCAATGCACCAATCTTGGAGGAGCTCCTGGTTGTGGATGAATCATTCCGAGACTATGACATAAAAACTACGAGCAATTGCCTTGTCAATGCAAAACTTGACATTGGAGTTCCCTTTGTTAGAAAATTTCCAGAGCTACATACTCATATTCGTCGGGTTTCCAAGCTTTTGCATAGTATCTCCCATGTCAAGTTCCTGAATTTGAAGGCTCATACAATGGAT ACTCTTAGCATATACTGCAACGGCAGTGGCAGCAGCAACCTTCCTCAGTTCCCTGCTTTATTTCAGTTGAAGCTATGCTTTCTCAACTACTCTTCATGGGATGTTATCCAAAAACTGCTGGAATCTGCACCAAATCTCGAAGTTCTAGTCATAAGCAAG GATTTCAAGGGTAAGGATGCTCAGTTCAGAACGGATTCAGCTTGGATTCAACCAAGCAGCGTCCCCGTTTGTTTGGTGTCAAATCTTCGCCATGTTGAAGTGAGGGATTGCGAGTCTCACCAAGCAGAATTCAATCTCATAAATTATTTACTTGAGCATGGAGATGCTTTGAGTACTTTCCTGGTTGAGCTACTCCCAGCTGATTCTAGGGATGATCTAAGGTTCAAAGAAAAATTGATGTCGATTCCAAGGGTTTCAAAGACTTGTGAGCTAAAAATTTCTGTATACTCTCATTCTTCTCAACAGGGAGCCTTTCAAG TTGAAGGAAAAGTCCTTCATCCAGCAAAGCTAGAACAACAAAGGATGCCGCTTCAAGAGATGTGTTTTGAAGATTTAAGAGTGTGTACTAATTACTTCAGTGATGATCGTTTATTAATAAGCACGAAGAAGTTTAAAATTTATCGTGGAAAACTTGGTCAATCCAGTTCATTTGATTCACCAGTTCGGGATGTTGTCGTGAAGAAATTGATtatacaagcagggagttcctacCATGAACACAAGGAGAAGTCGTTGTGTACATTTCGT GAAGAACTGAAGTTACTAGAGCATCCAAACTTCAAATATCACCCTTACTTTGTTAACATGCTCGGTTATTGTGCTGAAGATAACAATGAACGACTCGGTATAGTGTATGATTTCAAACCACTAGATTGCTTAAACAACCTCATTCCTAAAG ATAGCTTCACGTGGTTGCAAAGAATGAAGGTGGCGCTTGTTCTGGCGTGCATTTTGGAATACATGCATAAAAAACATGGCGATCTCCCTTCCGTAACTGCTAGGTCTTGCCTTTCTTCTGTAATTTTGGACGAG GATTATATGCCGAGATTATTCAACTTCAATCGAAGATACGACTTTTTCAGAGACGAAGACCAGTATGAAGATGGTTTTAAATCAATGTATGATTTTTCAAGGAGTGACGATGATG TTCAAAGATATGGAGAAACTCTTTTGTGTTTGATTTCCAAAAGGGTTCACCAATGCCCAAGTGGTGGAAAACACATTTCTAAATGTCGTATGATGGGACGATGGGCACAAATGCAGCAAAACGATCGATATATCTCTTCCTCTCTATGTAAATCTGAAACACCATTAGTGCATAAAACTTTGATGGATGATTCGTCATACGACATGGTTGATGGTTTGAAGATAACACGCATTGCAATGCGGTGTCTTCGTTCTGCGGTGGGGCTACCAAGTATGCATTCAATCGTCAAGTATTTGTGCAAGTTACGTGTTGTAAGGGAAAATTGGGACATATTAGATTGTGATAATATAATAGGTGAGCATCTTAATGTTTTGGGCTCTTAA